In the genome of Myroides phaeus, one region contains:
- a CDS encoding relaxase/mobilization nuclease domain-containing protein, with protein MIAKAKSCVGGTALFNYVIDDKKGYELLRNNLSGDTPKDMFQTMQILQNQNSRCKNNTISAVISPTIVDSQKMSDRDLRALAVEFLLGLQIDPTKAQFIAFVHTEKEHKHIHIIANRIDENGKALKDNYIGFEAQRVAHEIALKYGWTSIRQENENKKQRANNTNLIAKNTIKTAHREVLRQEPKDLQQYIRLMLEKDIEVKPTINKQGNIQGYRFIHLPTNTNLKASEVDRNMKLNDLFKNTASTESKNEVEKLLTKQEAIEPQMQNWKTDVSVLFSLLSAFQLSGNDEDDEQKKRKRRALKR; from the coding sequence ATGATAGCTAAAGCAAAATCTTGTGTTGGTGGCACAGCATTATTCAATTACGTAATTGATGATAAAAAGGGATATGAGCTATTAAGAAACAATCTTTCGGGGGATACTCCGAAAGATATGTTTCAAACGATGCAGATACTACAAAATCAAAACAGCAGATGTAAAAACAACACAATATCGGCTGTTATATCTCCAACTATTGTAGATAGTCAAAAGATGAGCGATAGAGATTTACGAGCATTAGCCGTTGAGTTTTTACTTGGTTTACAAATCGATCCTACCAAAGCTCAATTCATTGCTTTTGTTCATACAGAAAAAGAGCATAAACATATTCATATCATCGCCAATCGCATAGATGAAAATGGCAAAGCTCTAAAAGATAATTACATTGGTTTTGAAGCTCAAAGAGTTGCTCACGAAATAGCACTTAAATACGGTTGGACGTCTATAAGACAAGAAAACGAGAATAAGAAACAAAGAGCTAACAACACAAACTTAATAGCTAAAAACACTATCAAAACAGCTCATAGGGAAGTTTTAAGACAGGAACCAAAAGATTTACAACAATACATTCGATTAATGCTTGAAAAAGATATTGAGGTTAAACCAACTATTAATAAACAGGGGAATATTCAAGGATATCGCTTTATTCATTTACCAACTAATACAAACCTAAAAGCAAGTGAAGTTGACCGAAATATGAAGTTGAATGATTTATTTAAAAATACAGCAAGCACAGAGTCAAAGAATGAAGTAGAAAAACTATTAACTAAGCAAGAAGCAATCGAACCACAAATGCAGAATTGGAAAACAGATGTGTCTGTTTTATTTAGTTTGTTATCTGCTTTTCAACTTAGTGGTAACGATGAAGATGATGAACAAAAAAAACGTAAACGAAGAGCACTAAAAAGATAA
- a CDS encoding primase-helicase family protein, protein MSLDIPYIRVGTAYFKIIEKPLISGDKVKVMVRWTRETIVSDHGKSYLENVLKLDGFCCIPDHLNYQPIVENFFNTYNELNMKPIEEDFNLNELEQLIPNSLHFVKHIFGSEQYEYGLDYLKLLYEKPTQTLPILCLVSKERATGKSSFIKWLKNIFGLNMTYIKGDSFGSQFNADWASMLLVAIDEVFFDKKEITERLKYLSTTDKDKVEAKGKDRQEIEFFAKFILCSNNEDDFIQIDEEEIRFWIRKIKPIESEDVHFIKKLTSEVPYFIKYLLLRPYYTTQQTRMWFTPKQILTASLLKLISKNKIEISLLELLNLCFEKVAEDEICVAPNDLLLLLRKTNPKLIISASEIRKILKKWDFEPQNNTKSYQGIELLSHGEFVKIERRGRYYIIKKDLFYKIFDAMMQE, encoded by the coding sequence ATGAGCTTAGATATACCCTATATCCGAGTAGGAACTGCTTACTTTAAAATCATCGAAAAACCTTTGATATCAGGTGATAAAGTTAAAGTAATGGTGCGTTGGACTCGTGAAACGATTGTATCAGATCACGGAAAGTCCTACTTAGAGAACGTCTTAAAATTAGATGGCTTTTGCTGTATTCCAGACCATCTTAACTATCAACCAATCGTAGAAAATTTTTTTAATACCTATAATGAATTAAATATGAAACCAATAGAAGAAGATTTTAACTTAAATGAATTAGAACAATTGATTCCAAACTCACTACACTTTGTAAAGCACATATTCGGAAGTGAACAATACGAATATGGTTTAGACTATCTAAAGCTATTGTATGAGAAGCCAACGCAAACCTTACCAATATTGTGCCTTGTTAGTAAAGAACGTGCAACAGGAAAAAGCTCTTTTATTAAATGGCTTAAAAATATCTTTGGACTCAATATGACTTATATCAAAGGAGATTCTTTTGGTTCTCAATTTAACGCTGATTGGGCAAGTATGTTATTAGTTGCCATAGACGAAGTATTCTTTGATAAGAAAGAGATTACAGAGCGTTTAAAGTACCTTTCTACTACTGACAAAGACAAAGTTGAAGCAAAGGGAAAAGACAGACAGGAAATAGAGTTTTTCGCCAAGTTTATTCTTTGCTCTAACAATGAGGATGATTTCATTCAAATAGACGAAGAAGAAATACGTTTTTGGATTCGAAAGATTAAACCTATTGAATCAGAAGACGTTCACTTTATCAAGAAGCTAACAAGTGAAGTTCCTTATTTCATCAAATACTTACTTCTACGACCTTATTACACCACGCAACAAACCCGAATGTGGTTTACACCTAAACAGATACTTACAGCTTCCCTTTTAAAGCTAATTAGTAAAAACAAAATAGAGATTTCACTTTTAGAACTTTTAAACCTGTGCTTTGAAAAGGTTGCCGAGGATGAAATTTGCGTAGCTCCCAATGATTTACTCTTGTTATTACGCAAGACAAACCCAAAACTAATAATATCTGCTAGTGAAATAAGAAAGATTTTAAAGAAATGGGATTTTGAACCACAAAACAACACAAAATCTTATCAAGGAATAGAGCTTTTATCTCATGGAGAATTTGTTAAAATAGAACGTAGAGGACGTTACTACATCATTAAAAAAGATTTATTCTATAAAATATTTGATGCAATGATGCAAGAATAG
- a CDS encoding AraC family transcriptional regulator codes for MKTELEIKDKTRQTEGLKIAPFRQHIRKTSPHKHNSYFEIIYLTKGKGSHTIDTKEYEIKPPVIFTIRKEQVHFWDIKTEPQGFVLIIKKSFIDNCLDNDIKRLISELSAQTCLFPKDNTAIDIFNILLNEYQQKKKPNQPIIDGLLKALLAKFLESATPNISKNGNSTIFQKFIDLLSKEDELTNKVSHYAKLLNTTPQNLNAICRKETGQSSAEILSEHIINEVKRLLLYTDITVSEIAHKLDFKDNSHFSKYFKRHVDQTPVGFRSDNN; via the coding sequence ATGAAAACAGAACTCGAAATAAAAGACAAAACCAGACAGACCGAAGGACTAAAAATTGCTCCGTTCAGACAGCATATCAGAAAAACATCTCCACACAAACACAACAGTTATTTTGAAATAATTTACCTGACCAAAGGAAAAGGTTCCCACACCATTGACACCAAAGAATATGAAATAAAACCTCCTGTAATTTTCACTATCCGGAAAGAGCAGGTTCATTTTTGGGACATCAAAACAGAACCCCAAGGCTTTGTACTTATCATCAAAAAATCCTTTATTGATAACTGTTTGGACAACGACATCAAACGCCTGATTTCAGAATTGAGTGCACAAACCTGTCTTTTTCCCAAAGACAATACTGCTATTGACATTTTCAATATTTTACTAAATGAATATCAACAAAAGAAAAAACCAAATCAACCGATAATAGACGGACTGTTAAAAGCACTTTTGGCAAAATTTCTTGAATCAGCAACGCCAAATATTTCTAAAAACGGCAACAGCACAATCTTTCAAAAATTCATTGACCTTTTGAGCAAAGAAGATGAACTAACAAACAAAGTAAGCCATTATGCCAAATTGTTGAACACTACACCACAAAACCTAAATGCAATTTGCAGAAAAGAAACAGGACAATCTTCTGCCGAGATACTTTCAGAACACATCATCAATGAAGTAAAAAGGCTTTTGCTTTACACAGACATTACCGTAAGCGAAATTGCTCACAAACTTGATTTCAAGGACAATTCCCATTTTTCAAAATACTTCAAACGACACGTTGACCAAACTCCAGTGGGCTTTAGAAGCGACAACAACTAA
- a CDS encoding SMI1/KNR4 family protein: MIDKNLHKLQQQIIDETDGNKFAKLIQKLLKKYATAEREYVLNLLTTYAQSGQIVHWRNFLLTDIIKLVGDSETNCIPFFEWCITQPALTYWGIDGLLKTKGKQAYPALIELIKNEQIELSVRAKAIKSIAIYSKQAFDRELPKDPGYWKLDNLRITEIETWQNNGCPDGDGYAEPKTHLSLLYPTTELDKTAAKLNNKLEKLRAKHQDLSNPTNWLVIANETDISTIENKWQLPQNYLLFLKNFSPLNVYIDNKKYFQGLHLYGAGELLSRQDGYAFNPVTNQPIADWPTNYIVIADAGADPYCIDINQITDHDAPIYTSMHGTGQWEFELYADSFINFLKEIAGK, encoded by the coding sequence ATGATAGACAAGAATTTACATAAATTACAGCAGCAAATAATAGACGAAACAGACGGAAACAAATTCGCTAAACTCATCCAAAAGCTATTGAAAAAATACGCTACAGCAGAGAGAGAATACGTCTTAAACCTATTGACCACTTATGCACAAAGCGGACAAATAGTGCATTGGCGAAATTTCTTACTGACTGATATTATCAAACTTGTAGGTGATAGTGAAACCAACTGCATCCCCTTTTTCGAATGGTGTATCACCCAACCTGCATTGACCTATTGGGGAATTGACGGATTACTTAAAACTAAAGGAAAACAGGCGTATCCTGCACTAATCGAACTGATAAAAAACGAACAGATTGAGCTATCTGTCCGTGCTAAGGCTATCAAAAGTATCGCGATATACAGCAAGCAAGCGTTCGACCGAGAGTTGCCTAAAGACCCTGGATATTGGAAATTAGACAACCTAAGAATAACAGAAATAGAAACTTGGCAAAACAACGGTTGTCCTGACGGAGATGGTTATGCCGAACCTAAAACCCATCTTTCATTGCTATACCCAACAACGGAACTTGACAAAACAGCGGCTAAGCTCAACAATAAACTTGAAAAGCTAAGAGCCAAACACCAAGATTTGTCAAACCCTACCAATTGGCTGGTTATTGCTAATGAAACGGATATTTCAACGATTGAGAACAAGTGGCAACTACCCCAAAATTACCTGTTGTTTCTTAAAAACTTCTCGCCTTTAAATGTGTATATAGACAACAAAAAGTACTTTCAAGGCCTACATCTATATGGCGCTGGCGAACTACTAAGCAGGCAAGACGGATACGCTTTTAACCCTGTAACCAATCAACCAATTGCCGATTGGCCTACTAACTATATCGTCATTGCAGACGCTGGTGCTGATCCGTATTGCATTGATATCAATCAAATCACAGACCACGACGCTCCTATTTACACAAGTATGCACGGAACTGGGCAATGGGAGTTTGAATTATATGCGGATAGTTTTATTAACTTTTTAAAGGAAATCGCGGGGAAATAA
- a CDS encoding site-specific integrase codes for MTIKRKITIAIEKRKKDGVLITENVPIRARVVYNGGRVELFTGYRIDASKWDEAKEKVRNGCTNKLKQSSSEINTAIQELSTTIDRIFKEYELKNEVPSFELLKDEIKRYSDKQTISATEKNLFTAFDEFVKSSGKRNDWTTATYTKFNTVRSHLFSFKSNFQFTDINEKTLLDYVSFLRIEKQMRNSTIEKQISFVKWFLKWCKNNNYTITYNFEEFKPKLKETSKKIIFLTQEEIEQIKSTDLGTKSYLERVRDVLLFCCYTGLRYSDAFSLTRHDIKNDAIEFVTKKTNDMLRVELNKHSRAILEKYKDVPFEKGKALPVISNQKMNDYIKELGELAEINEPIRETYYVGNERIDEVKPKYEHLSTHVGRRTFICTALSLGIPVQVVMKWTGHSDYKSMKPYIDVADTIKANAMTKFDMI; via the coding sequence ATGACTATAAAAAGAAAGATAACTATTGCTATTGAAAAGAGAAAGAAAGATGGTGTATTAATCACAGAGAACGTTCCAATTCGTGCAAGAGTGGTATATAATGGTGGCCGTGTAGAACTCTTTACAGGCTACCGCATTGATGCTTCTAAATGGGATGAAGCAAAAGAAAAGGTACGCAATGGGTGTACCAATAAGCTAAAACAAAGCTCTTCCGAAATCAATACAGCAATACAGGAGCTATCTACTACGATTGATAGAATCTTTAAAGAGTATGAATTGAAAAACGAAGTACCTTCTTTTGAACTCTTAAAAGATGAAATAAAACGCTACTCAGATAAACAAACCATATCAGCAACAGAAAAGAATCTCTTTACAGCTTTTGACGAGTTTGTAAAAAGTAGTGGTAAACGCAATGATTGGACAACTGCTACTTACACCAAGTTTAATACTGTTCGTTCACATCTTTTTTCTTTCAAAAGCAATTTTCAGTTTACTGATATTAACGAAAAGACGTTATTAGACTACGTTTCATTTTTACGCATTGAAAAACAGATGCGTAATAGCACCATCGAAAAGCAAATTAGTTTTGTAAAGTGGTTTTTGAAGTGGTGTAAAAACAACAATTATACAATTACCTATAATTTTGAAGAGTTTAAACCAAAACTAAAGGAAACATCTAAAAAGATAATCTTTTTAACTCAAGAGGAAATCGAACAGATTAAATCAACGGATTTAGGCACAAAGTCGTACTTAGAACGTGTACGTGATGTATTGCTTTTCTGTTGCTATACAGGACTTCGCTATTCAGATGCCTTTAGCCTAACAAGACACGACATTAAAAATGATGCTATTGAGTTTGTTACCAAAAAGACAAATGATATGCTGAGAGTTGAATTAAACAAACACAGTAGAGCAATATTAGAGAAGTACAAAGATGTACCTTTTGAAAAAGGAAAGGCTCTACCTGTTATTTCTAATCAAAAGATGAATGACTACATAAAAGAACTTGGAGAGTTAGCAGAGATTAACGAACCGATTAGAGAAACCTACTATGTAGGCAATGAAAGAATAGATGAAGTAAAACCCAAATACGAACATTTAAGCACTCACGTAGGGCGAAGAACATTTATCTGTACCGCTTTATCATTGGGGATACCTGTACAGGTTGTAATGAAATGGACAGGACATTCAGACTACAAATCAATGAAGCCTTATATTGATGTAGCTGATACGATTAAAGCGAATGCAATGACTAAATTTGATATGATATGA
- a CDS encoding plasmid mobilization protein, which yields MKKTKKIEFRVTLTEALIIKNKAEKVGCSVSEYIRNTALDYSLAYKLTPDEVEVYKLLNKYTDNFRRISNLFKLGDTTGVKEHTIETANLIRTHLQKLL from the coding sequence ATGAAAAAAACAAAGAAGATAGAATTTAGAGTAACTCTTACAGAGGCTCTAATCATAAAAAACAAAGCAGAAAAAGTAGGTTGTAGCGTTTCGGAGTACATCCGAAACACCGCACTTGACTATTCTTTAGCGTATAAATTAACTCCTGATGAAGTTGAAGTTTACAAATTACTGAACAAATACACAGATAATTTTAGGCGAATAAGCAACCTTTTTAAGCTTGGTGATACAACAGGAGTTAAAGAACACACTATTGAAACAGCTAATCTAATTCGGACTCACTTACAAAAACTACTGTAA
- a CDS encoding DUF3853 family protein, with product MYISELKEKPVWQMTGEELLQLLQTVSIKDFKELNTSQETQQSTKRYVYGIRGIADLLGCSITTANKIKKEGHIKKAIIQRGRKIIVDADLALELFAKK from the coding sequence ATGTATATAAGCGAATTAAAAGAAAAGCCAGTTTGGCAAATGACAGGAGAAGAACTATTACAGTTATTACAAACAGTATCTATAAAGGATTTTAAAGAACTCAATACTTCGCAAGAAACGCAACAATCTACAAAGCGTTATGTTTACGGAATACGTGGTATAGCAGACCTACTTGGGTGCAGTATTACCACTGCTAATAAAATCAAGAAAGAAGGTCATATCAAAAAAGCGATTATCCAAAGAGGTAGAAAAATTATAGTCGATGCTGACTTGGCATTAGAACTATTCGCTAAAAAATAA
- a CDS encoding DoxX family protein — translation MFQKIISSDYSKTTIIIRLMVGAVFLSEGIQKFLFPAIRGAGRFEKIGLPSPEFLGAFVGTFEIVCGALILLGLLTRLASVPTLVIMLVAIATTKSEILVNDGFWVMMHGSRTDWAMLLGSLFLIIKGGGKWSLDSTFQNNN, via the coding sequence ATGTTTCAAAAAATAATTAGTTCAGACTATTCAAAAACCACCATCATTATTCGCTTAATGGTCGGTGCGGTTTTCCTTTCGGAAGGCATTCAAAAATTCTTATTTCCTGCTATTCGTGGTGCGGGACGATTTGAAAAAATCGGACTTCCGTCACCGGAATTTCTCGGTGCTTTTGTCGGCACGTTTGAGATTGTTTGTGGTGCGTTGATTTTACTTGGCTTGCTGACAAGATTGGCAAGTGTTCCAACACTCGTAATAATGTTGGTTGCCATTGCTACTACAAAATCAGAAATTTTAGTCAATGACGGATTTTGGGTAATGATGCACGGTAGCCGCACCGATTGGGCAATGCTTTTAGGAAGTCTGTTTTTGATAATTAAAGGTGGTGGAAAATGGTCGCTTGACTCGACATTTCAAAATAATAATTAA
- a CDS encoding Abi family protein, translating into MKYIEFEDIMSKARMHRYLIATGNNSRKAMTLYRKNLRLSQEMFTIISCFEVAIRNKINDQYTTQHGSDWLKHSVTANGIFTSKKCANTNKIISKSLKKLTIYTHSKLLATLDFGFWRYLFAQPQYYAGGQTLLKIFLSKPKSTPTIQYNQSYIFNQLKLINDFRNRIAHHEPICFQPGSQKIDTTNALQHYNLIIQLFQWMNINESALLYGLDHVSSLCNEIDNL; encoded by the coding sequence ATGAAATATATTGAATTTGAAGATATTATGTCAAAAGCAAGAATGCATCGATATCTTATTGCAACTGGTAATAACTCCAGAAAAGCAATGACTTTATATCGTAAAAATTTACGTCTTTCTCAAGAAATGTTTACAATAATAAGTTGTTTTGAAGTCGCAATACGCAATAAAATAAATGACCAATATACTACACAACATGGAAGTGATTGGCTAAAACATAGCGTAACTGCAAATGGTATTTTTACCTCTAAGAAATGCGCAAATACTAACAAAATAATTAGTAAATCATTAAAAAAACTAACTATATATACTCACTCAAAACTATTAGCAACACTTGATTTTGGTTTTTGGAGATATCTTTTTGCACAACCACAATATTATGCAGGAGGTCAAACTTTACTAAAAATTTTCCTATCAAAACCCAAAAGTACACCGACTATACAATACAATCAATCCTATATATTTAATCAACTAAAATTAATCAATGACTTTCGCAATAGAATTGCTCACCATGAGCCAATTTGTTTTCAACCTGGGAGTCAAAAAATTGACACTACAAATGCATTACAGCATTATAACCTTATAATTCAATTATTTCAATGGATGAATATTAATGAAAGCGCTCTTTTATATGGTTTAGACCACGTATCATCTTTGTGTAATGAAATTGACAATCTATAA
- a CDS encoding APC family permease: MENELKRELKTPGAILMGLGSIVGTGIFVSIAIATQIAGSGIIIAVVIAAVLAAFNGLSSAQLAAAHSVSGGTYEYGNRFLNSYFGFAAGWMFLIAKSASAATAVLGCVGYLFYAFGVNADNVGIVGAGLLLLFVMTLLVSGGIRRSNQANIIIVSATLLGLAALVIVSFFVKGFPVQPIVDSVKDTSITSILYGSALMFVAYTGYGRIATLGEEVSEPRTTIPKAIILAMVIIVILYLAVSLTAINVMGAEAFGLSVEGKAAPLMLVAQSLSVPVIGSVITIAAITAMLGVVLNLLLGLSRVILSMARRKDLPAKLSKINHKTQSPAVAVWVTGGIIGVLVLSGDVVFTWSFSAFTVLIYYAITNLAALRMPADLRLYPRWIPAFGLFGCLFLAFWIEPTFWIGGLALLGVGLIWHSIALKLKSRNKD; this comes from the coding sequence ATGGAAAACGAACTAAAACGAGAACTAAAAACACCAGGAGCCATTTTAATGGGTTTGGGTTCAATCGTAGGGACAGGCATTTTTGTAAGTATAGCCATTGCTACCCAGATAGCAGGTAGTGGCATTATTATCGCAGTGGTAATCGCTGCTGTACTTGCAGCTTTCAATGGTTTAAGCAGTGCACAGCTTGCTGCTGCACATTCGGTGAGTGGAGGCACATATGAGTATGGAAACCGCTTTCTAAACTCTTATTTTGGATTTGCTGCAGGATGGATGTTTTTGATAGCAAAATCAGCGTCTGCTGCAACCGCAGTATTAGGGTGTGTAGGCTACCTATTTTATGCTTTTGGTGTAAACGCTGACAATGTGGGCATTGTAGGAGCCGGACTTTTGTTACTTTTTGTGATGACATTACTTGTTTCCGGTGGTATTAGGCGAAGCAATCAGGCCAATATAATTATTGTTTCTGCAACCTTATTAGGACTTGCTGCACTCGTAATTGTCAGTTTCTTTGTTAAGGGCTTTCCTGTTCAACCAATTGTTGACTCTGTAAAAGACACCTCTATTACATCAATTCTCTATGGGTCAGCTTTAATGTTTGTCGCATATACCGGATATGGGCGAATTGCAACACTCGGGGAAGAGGTTTCCGAACCACGTACTACAATTCCCAAAGCCATTATTCTTGCAATGGTAATTATTGTAATACTCTACCTTGCCGTTTCACTTACAGCGATAAATGTTATGGGAGCGGAAGCATTTGGTCTAAGCGTTGAGGGAAAAGCAGCGCCATTGATGTTAGTTGCTCAGTCACTTTCAGTACCTGTTATTGGCTCTGTAATCACTATTGCTGCCATTACTGCTATGTTAGGAGTAGTGCTTAATTTACTGCTTGGTTTGTCGCGTGTAATTCTTAGTATGGCACGGAGAAAAGACCTGCCTGCTAAATTGTCCAAAATAAATCACAAAACTCAAAGTCCCGCTGTAGCTGTTTGGGTGACAGGAGGTATAATTGGAGTATTGGTGTTAAGCGGAGATGTTGTTTTTACTTGGTCATTCAGTGCGTTTACAGTATTGATTTATTACGCTATTACTAATCTAGCGGCTCTGAGAATGCCTGCGGACTTACGCTTATATCCTCGTTGGATTCCCGCTTTTGGCTTATTTGGATGTCTGTTTCTCGCCTTTTGGATTGAACCCACTTTTTGGATTGGTGGTCTTGCATTATTAGGTGTTGGTTTGATTTGGCATTCAATTGCTTTAAAGTTGAAATCCCGAAACAAAGATTAA
- a CDS encoding toprim domain-containing protein — translation MNCELAKQISLTDLLKKLGHTPTKIMRVDWWYISPFREEKTASFKVNIDKNVFYDHSAGFGGTTLDFVMKYNNCDIKSALELLKNDSFSFHQPIIVSSNIIQEPTYTIQAIKPLTHPNLIQYITERNLSLKMAQTYCKEVHYTLNNKSYYAVGFPNTTINGFELRNVYIKMCLGKKAVTYFDNKSKHIVLFESWSDYISFLTLYPNAEKQYDYLILNSVSMLNNTIIKTPNNYLYKCTNGELYKCINVQMDKSINNTLYKELKYESIICCFDNDKAGESAFQKVAQTYTNVVDGRKLYENHKDLNDYLLTINRNDLT, via the coding sequence ATGAATTGTGAATTAGCTAAACAAATTAGCCTAACAGACTTACTTAAAAAGTTAGGTCATACCCCAACCAAAATAATGAGAGTTGATTGGTGGTATATAAGTCCATTTAGAGAGGAAAAAACAGCATCATTTAAAGTGAATATTGATAAAAACGTGTTTTATGACCATTCTGCTGGTTTTGGTGGAACAACACTTGATTTTGTGATGAAGTACAATAATTGCGATATTAAATCAGCTTTAGAATTGCTCAAAAACGATTCTTTTTCTTTTCATCAGCCAATTATTGTGAGTTCTAACATTATTCAAGAACCAACATATACAATTCAAGCGATTAAGCCATTAACACATCCAAACTTGATACAATATATCACTGAGCGTAATCTTAGCCTTAAAATGGCTCAAACTTATTGTAAGGAAGTACACTATACTCTAAACAACAAATCATATTACGCTGTTGGTTTTCCCAATACCACCATAAATGGTTTCGAACTAAGAAACGTGTATATAAAAATGTGTCTTGGAAAAAAGGCAGTAACCTACTTTGATAACAAAAGTAAACATATTGTCTTGTTTGAATCTTGGAGTGATTACATCAGCTTTTTAACCCTTTATCCAAATGCAGAAAAGCAATATGATTATTTGATTCTTAATTCCGTATCAATGTTGAATAATACAATAATTAAAACACCAAATAATTATTTGTACAAATGTACAAATGGGGAATTGTATAAATGTATCAATGTACAAATGGATAAAAGTATCAATAATACTTTGTACAAAGAATTAAAGTATGAAAGTATTATTTGTTGTTTCGACAATGATAAAGCTGGAGAAAGTGCCTTTCAAAAAGTAGCTCAGACCTATACAAACGTTGTTGATGGACGAAAACTGTACGAGAATCACAAAGATTTGAATGATTATTTACTAACTATTAACCGCAATGATTTGACGTGA
- a CDS encoding class I SAM-dependent methyltransferase, translated as MNAEQNYLEINRQSWNNRTDTHLKSEFYNLEGFLNGKTSLNKIELDLLGDITGKKILHLQCHFGQDTISLSRLGAKVTGVDLSDKAIESAKQIAADTNANTQFICCDIYDLPNHLDEQFDLVFTSYGTIGWLPDLDKWAQVISKFLKPNGQFVFVEFHPVVWMFDDDFDKIGYRYFNSGAIVETENGTYADKEADISQSYVMWNHSLSEVVNSLIRNGIEINTLDEFDYSPYNCFNHTVEFEPHKYRIAHLDNKIPMVYAIVSTKKASYTL; from the coding sequence ATGAACGCAGAACAGAATTATTTAGAAATAAACCGACAGTCTTGGAACAACAGAACGGATACGCACTTAAAGTCAGAATTTTATAATCTTGAGGGATTCTTGAATGGAAAAACATCTCTAAATAAAATTGAACTGGACTTATTGGGCGATATCACAGGAAAAAAGATTTTACACCTGCAATGCCATTTCGGACAAGATACAATCTCGTTGAGCAGATTGGGCGCTAAGGTTACGGGGGTTGATTTGTCTGATAAAGCCATTGAAAGTGCCAAACAAATTGCGGCTGATACAAATGCTAACACGCAGTTTATTTGCTGCGATATTTACGATTTGCCAAACCATTTAGACGAACAATTCGACCTTGTTTTTACGAGTTACGGCACCATTGGTTGGTTACCCGACTTAGATAAATGGGCTCAGGTTATTTCCAAATTCTTAAAACCAAACGGACAATTTGTGTTTGTCGAATTTCACCCTGTGGTATGGATGTTTGATGATGATTTTGACAAAATTGGTTACAGATATTTTAATTCAGGAGCCATCGTCGAAACGGAAAACGGAACGTATGCGGATAAAGAAGCAGACATCTCTCAATCGTACGTTATGTGGAATCATAGCTTAAGCGAGGTTGTCAATAGTTTAATCCGCAATGGCATTGAAATTAACACCCTTGACGAGTTTGATTACTCGCCTTATAATTGTTTCAACCACACCGTAGAATTTGAACCTCATAAGTATAGAATAGCCCATTTAGACAACAAAATTCCAATGGTCTATGCAATTGTATCGACCAAAAAAGCATCCTATACTTTGTAG